In Planococcus shixiaomingii, the DNA window ATAATAGTAATTTTTTTTAAGTTGTTTTTTTATATCCTTTGCTGTACTACTTTCTTTTAATTCGATATTAATAATAGTATCCCTACCGACTTTTAAAATATCAAATTGCTTGGATATTTGAGGGATAGTATAATCATACAAATAATTATTGAAAACGTTAATTTCACTGTAATTCTTCATTATTTCATCAACAAAACTACTTAAAGTACCTAACTCTCTAAGTCTAAGCTTTGGATCATTCAAATAATTTTCAACCAAACCTTCATTGTACATCCAATTAAAAGTTAACAAGTTTATTTTTTTCACCATGCCAATGACCACTCCTGAGCTACTAATTAAAGCGCCAAAAATCTTATATATCACTTTATTCAATTAATTTTTTGTATTATTTTACCTATTATAACATCTATTCTCTATTGTATACTGTTTAATTTATAGAAGCATCAATACGGTATATAATTCAATTCAATGTTTATCAAGAAACATAAATAATCCATACAGAGTTCAGGAGCGGTACAGCTTATTATTATTCTTACAACTTCCTGAGTTAAAATGGTCAAAACTAGCCCCAGTATGTTTCTACAATAAGGAAAAGAAAAAGAGCGGGATTCACTCCCACTCTTTTTTCAGTTCTAGTCATATGTCTATTCTACATCAATAGCATACGCTTTAAATTACACGAATATAAAGTTTTCAGCATAATATTCTAAGGTTTCTTCTACGATCTCCGGCCATCTTCCGAATACTTCTTTACCTATAATTACTTCGTCTACAAGGCCTTCATGCAACATATCTGAAATTCTGCAGAAATAAGATGCCCCTTGTTCCCACCAAACACTGTATGAATCAATAATTAAAACATGTTTTACAAAAACTCCTGCTTCATTCTTAATTCTCTTTGCTTCATGCCCATCAAGTTGTGATTCGTATACCGCTCCTGAAATTTTGCTTCCAAATGTAGTTGTGTAATAGTATTCTTTTAATTCCCAAATTAAATGAGCATTGTTTACATCTGGTATAGCCCCATCAAAGCGACGAGTAAAGATACCTTCTAAATTTCTATCCTCTCCTAACACATAAGATAATGAACGAGGATCATGGTTAAATCCAATGTCTTTCCCATACTCTAATCCATTTCTGTCAGCAAAGTCTCTAATAGTGCTTTCAGTAAGTATATTTGTAATCGCTGTTAGATAGGCTGTTTGTTTCATTAATCCTTTTTGCTTGTTTAATGGTGCAGTACTGGTATATGTATCGACAGGAAACTTATTCTTCAAGTAATTATATGCTTCTGAAGCAGTTTTCCCATCCATCAGGTAATCTTTGTGTTCTGTAAGTAATTCGGCTCTATACTCTATATATTCAAGTGCATCTTCTAATACATCTTCTTCTATATTAATATCTAATTCTGTTAATTTTTTAATTACTTCTTCTTTTGAGTGAACTAATAAGGCGCCTTTTTTAGAGTACTTTAATCGTTCAGATATCAACTTAACATATGCCCAAAATGACGAACTTTTATTGAGATAATTTGGATTTGCCTTCATAATACTTTTCTCCATTCTCCATACGACTAAAGAAGGCTGAGGCTGGTATGTTGAGTTCTTCGCAGATTCTGATAATGTTTATGAGTGATATGTTTCGGTCTCCTCTTTCAATATCACTAATATAGGTTCTATGCAACCCTACATTTTCGGCTAAACCTTCTTGAGATAATTTTCGTTCTTTCCGAAATTCTCTTAAAGTATTTCCAAAAGCTTTTTTGATTTCTGACTCCTTTACCATCGTTTCTCAACTCTTCTTTGTTTTGTCTTTGTAGAGCAAATGTACTATTCTGTAGACTTTAATTCTACAGACTATAAGTGACATGCTATTGACGCATGTAGTATAATAGAAATTATAGAGGTGATTGTATTGGTTAACAATGTTAAAACAGATGTCCCACAATTATTGAAATGGATTGGCAATAAACATCGTTTCGCAAAAGAAATTGTTTCACATATGCCCCAAACTATTAATACATATTATGAACCGTTTTTGGGGAGCGGAGCAGTACTCTCAACTTTATTAAGTGAGAAAAGAAACAGCCTGTTTCCTACTTTCAATCAAGCAGTCGGAGCGGATATCCTGCCGTTTTTAATTGATATATTTAATTATGTAAAAGATGAACCAGAAACACTAATCGATCACTATCGTCAGTGTATCTCTGGCTACAACGAGGATCGAGCTAATAGATACATCGAAATTAGAGATAGATTTAATCATGATTTTAATGCTCTTGATTTTGCTGTATTGACTCGAACTTGTTACAGTGGCATTATTCGTTTCAGAAAATCAGATGGATATATGAGTACCCCTATTGGACCTCACAATCCAATAAGCCCTGAGTCATTTGAAAGCCGTGTTATGCAATGGCATGACTTACTGCAAGAGGATATCACATTTGCACATAGCGACTATAAAGAGATTATGGATTTAGCACAAGAAGGGGATTTAATTTATTGTGACCCTCCATATACTCATTCACAAACCATTCTTTATGGAGCACAAGCATTTAGAATAGAAGAGTTATATGAAAAGATTCAAGAATGTAAAGACCGTGGTGTGAAAGTTATGCTTTCGATAAACGGAACAAAACGCTCTGGTCAAGAGGATATTGGAATACAAGCACCAGAAGGACTGTTTGAACGGGCTTTGTTCGTTAACTGTGGAGTCTCAATGATAAACAGATTGCAGAGACAAGGTGAAATAATGGAAGATGAAATTGTGCATGATAGTTTGTTCTTCACTTGGGAGTAGAGAAATCTACTCTTTTTTTGTTCTTAAAAAGTATAAAAAAAGAAGCAAGGAATTTAATCCTCACTTCTTTTCATCCCCTGCTTTCAGAATACCTATTCAAGTTTTTAGATAATCTCTTCGATCGCAGGAATGGTAGTGCTCTTGTAATATTACAGTTAACTTACAAACAATTTGGTCAAAAGCACCCCCTTACTTCAATACTTCGTTATATATAGATTTACTACTACCTTTCAATACCTTCTCTTTCTAAAATCCTATAAATAGTACCTGTGCCTACTTTGAAAGTAATTCGAATATCTTTGATGGACTTTCCTTGTTTGTAAGCTTCAATTATGGCCTTCATTCTTTGTTCTTCTTTTCCACCCTCTACCAACTTAGTTTTACGTCCTTTAAACTTTCCAGTAAGTTTAGCAATAGCAATTCCTTCTGCTTGTCTAATTTTAATGTCTTCTCGTTCTTTTTCAGCAAAAGCAGAAAGCAGACTTAAAATAATATCACTTATTGCAACTTGGATAACATCACTTTCACTATCTGGAGTATCTAACATAGGTTCTTTTACAAATTTTAATTTGACCCCTTTGTTTTTATAGTATTTATACTCTTCTTTAATATCGTCATATTTCCTCGAAAGTCTTGAGATACTATCAAAGATAATGGTATCTCCTTCAATAACAATATGCTTCAACTTCTGATAGCTTGGCCGATCTGTATTTTTACCACTTAACTTATCAATAAACATATTTTGTTTTTCTACTCCATGCTCTTTCATAGTTTTGATTTGTCTTGCTTCATTTTGGTCAATTGTACTGCACCTTATATAAGCATACATTGTCATAATAACCGCTCCATTCTCCAAATTAATTACTTTAATTATATCATTAATACGGTAATGACTAAACGGTAATTATTAGTTACTCTTGAACCCTTGATACAACTAGCTTCTGGAAATACATTAATCATTACCGTTAAAGTGTAATCTAACGGTAATTCAAAAAAACATCTTCAACATCAAAAAAGCTATCACACTTTTGGATTTAAAGTGAATAGCTTCTGAATACGCTTATCTTTTAAATTTATTCTCTAGAGTTCTTCTTTTTCAATTCTAGCAACTTCCGAATTATCATTTGCACTAATATTTATTGCTAATTTAATTAATGCTTCATCTCTCTTAGCTACATCCGCTATTTTGTGTATTAAAAAAGTGCTGAAATAAAAATGGTGTGTATTTACAAATCTATGATGAAATTGAGTTAATGATTTTATTGTTTCCGCATGCATTTTTAAAAATATAACAGCAATAAAGTTGGTTAAAATAGCTCCGATTGCACCAATAGATGCTATTATGATTTTATTCTCAATTTCACTTGATAAATTTTCATATAACAAATACAATGTGAATCCAATTATTGCAAAGCCTGCAAATATGCATACTATGCCAACAATAAACACCCAAGAACTTTGTTTAAGATTTTCATCATAATATCTTTTTAGTTCCAAATGATGATGCTTAAAAAGCTTTTCAGCTCTTTCTTCTTTAGAGGAAAGAGAAGTATCAAGCAAATCCAATTCCTTTTCAATCTCTTGTAAATCTGTCTGATATAAGTTTCGAGGACGAGCAAAAGTAACTAGAAGTATTACAAATCCATAGGTTATAAACATCATTCTTACCGTAAGGATCGATGACCCACTCTCTATTCCAGTTGCATTGATTAAGGGTGTAGAAAGAAAAGACAATATTATAAGAAAGATACCTAATCCCATCAAAACTCTTCTTCTTACTAGCAACTTGTCATTTTTCATAATAATTTCATTTTTTTGTGCTTTTAATAATATTTTTCTATCACCAGATGTATCGTCCATATATTACCCCTCCTCAAATTTAATTTTAAATTTCCGCTCTACTATTGATACTCTTAATATCTTTTACTTATACAAGTGCAAATACCATCATAAATTTAACCTTTGAATAACTGCGCTAAAAATCAATAGAGCTTTTTTAAGTTAATATATACAAAATCCCATAATATAAAATGATATTATTCATTAAATTTCATTATCTTTTTTATTATATTATATAATACTTCATGAGTATCGCACGTAAAACTCCCTTACATGAGATAATATGAAAGAAATTTTTTGGTTTTTTAAGGCTTCGTTTATTAACAAGAACGTAGACTTATACGTATACCACTATAAATAAGTGGATAAAACTATTCTTTTATCTACTTCAAAACCTTGTGGATTAAAAATTGAAACTTTAAGGCATTTTAAAATAAGCTTTTACAGAAAGGGTACAAACTTACAATTTAAAAACCATGAAATTCGAGGTAAATTAATATAGTTATATTACATATTTATTTATATTCTTTTTAAGGTCAAATATATATTTATATTTATTTACACCGAATATCGTGCTTTTTAAAACTTGCTTACTTATACTGTTTCTTATATATAAGAATTTACATAGTCCACATGAGTTGATACATGATAGACTTTTCGTTTAGGGAAATTGAAGTTTGGTATGACATTCCATTGATTAGCTTCTTCAATTACTACATATGTATTTGAGTTAGTATTATAGTTGCCACGATCCAAGCAGAAATCTTCTGGCGCACAAAAAACTAAGTAATAAGCTTTTAACATCTTTAGTGCTTTATCTCTTGTTGTTGGTTTTAGCCCGCTCTCTTTTGAAATTGTTTCTAAGGCGATACTTACATCTGTATTTGTTCCATAACGACTTCTCAAAAAGGCGTAAAGGTAAAATGCGTTAATTCCTAAATCCCTGTTGGTCATGCATTTAATGAAAACATCGAAACCAATTTGGTGTGTAAATTGCTTACCCTCTTCATAAAAAGTGCCATTGTAGTTTTCTCCCCCCTCCTCCTCACCAAGAGGGTTTCTAAAACCTGTTGCTAATAAGGGCTCTTTAATCTGTAAACGTTTTGTTGTTTGACCATTTAATATATATTCTTTTGTCATTTTCTCTAAATCTTTAAAGTAAGTAAATTCTGGAAATCCATGATTATCTTCTTTATTTGTACTCCAGCTAATGGGTGCTTCTGTATATGACAAAGTAGTTGTTAAATCTAAACGATCTAGTACGCCACATTTTTTAATAATGTAGTTAAATTCACTACTTGTTTCAGAAACTCCCATCATATTAAAAATTGCAGGCTTAGTAATCTCTTTAAAATTCATTACACCGTATTTTGCATATCTATATAACCATGTAACTAAATATAAATATGTATAGGCAAATGCAACGTGAGGTGCTTTCTTTTCATTTAATGCTTCATCGTTGACTAATATTTTAATTACTTCATTTGGCATTAGCAGGTAATTCTCTTTCTTGTCGTACTGTAATATTCCCTTTAATTCTGACTTCTTTAATCTCTGTACCATCTTGCTTAATCTCCTTTTTTTGATTTGTTTAATGTCTATCCTATAGCAGAAGAAAAATCTTAAATTCATTCAACCAGCAGACCGTTTTAAAATGTAAGCGCTTTCAGTAATGGCCAACAAAAAAAGCCTTCTTTATAAGAAGGGTATGATAACCATTTTCCATTTCAATATTTTCCTTAAAATCATAAAATAATCAAACTAAAAGCTTGATTTCTAAGATAATTATATCAC includes these proteins:
- a CDS encoding recombinase family protein → MTMYAYIRCSTIDQNEARQIKTMKEHGVEKQNMFIDKLSGKNTDRPSYQKLKHIVIEGDTIIFDSISRLSRKYDDIKEEYKYYKNKGVKLKFVKEPMLDTPDSESDVIQVAISDIILSLLSAFAEKEREDIKIRQAEGIAIAKLTGKFKGRKTKLVEGGKEEQRMKAIIEAYKQGKSIKDIRITFKVGTGTIYRILEREGIER
- a CDS encoding helix-turn-helix domain-containing protein is translated as MVKESEIKKAFGNTLREFRKERKLSQEGLAENVGLHRTYISDIERGDRNISLINIIRICEELNIPASAFFSRMENGEKYYEGKSKLSQ
- a CDS encoding DUF7687 domain-containing protein codes for the protein MKANPNYLNKSSSFWAYVKLISERLKYSKKGALLVHSKEEVIKKLTELDINIEEDVLEDALEYIEYRAELLTEHKDYLMDGKTASEAYNYLKNKFPVDTYTSTAPLNKQKGLMKQTAYLTAITNILTESTIRDFADRNGLEYGKDIGFNHDPRSLSYVLGEDRNLEGIFTRRFDGAIPDVNNAHLIWELKEYYYTTTFGSKISGAVYESQLDGHEAKRIKNEAGVFVKHVLIIDSYSVWWEQGASYFCRISDMLHEGLVDEVIIGKEVFGRWPEIVEETLEYYAENFIFV
- a CDS encoding DNA adenine methylase codes for the protein MVNNVKTDVPQLLKWIGNKHRFAKEIVSHMPQTINTYYEPFLGSGAVLSTLLSEKRNSLFPTFNQAVGADILPFLIDIFNYVKDEPETLIDHYRQCISGYNEDRANRYIEIRDRFNHDFNALDFAVLTRTCYSGIIRFRKSDGYMSTPIGPHNPISPESFESRVMQWHDLLQEDITFAHSDYKEIMDLAQEGDLIYCDPPYTHSQTILYGAQAFRIEELYEKIQECKDRGVKVMLSINGTKRSGQEDIGIQAPEGLFERALFVNCGVSMINRLQRQGEIMEDEIVHDSLFFTWE
- a CDS encoding TRADD-N-associated membrane domain-containing protein, with protein sequence MDDTSGDRKILLKAQKNEIIMKNDKLLVRRRVLMGLGIFLIILSFLSTPLINATGIESGSSILTVRMMFITYGFVILLVTFARPRNLYQTDLQEIEKELDLLDTSLSSKEERAEKLFKHHHLELKRYYDENLKQSSWVFIVGIVCIFAGFAIIGFTLYLLYENLSSEIENKIIIASIGAIGAILTNFIAVIFLKMHAETIKSLTQFHHRFVNTHHFYFSTFLIHKIADVAKRDEALIKLAINISANDNSEVARIEKEEL